The Terriglobales bacterium region GACGAGCACGCGCGTGGCCCGCGAGGGCAGGATGTGGAAGTGGAGGTTGGAGTCCACCACGAAGTAGGTCTTGCGCTCGCGCTCCAGCAGGTGCTTGACCTTGGGCAGGCGCGAGCCGGCGAAGCCCGCAGGCGCGGGGCGCAGGCCCTCGGTGCTGCGGATCTCCTCCACCGCGCTGACGGCGATGGCGAAGCTGGTGCCGGCCACGCTGAACAGGATCACGGCTTCGCCGCGGCGGGAGGAGCGCTTGCGCGGATCGCTGCGCGTGAGTCTCACAAGGCACCCACCCGGGCGGCGCCGAAGACGTAGAGCACGCGCTTCTCGACCGCGGGATAGATGGCGTCGATGCCCAGCACCTGGTCCACGCAGCCGGTACGGATGGCCTCCGAGGGCATGCCGAAGATGACGCAGGTGGCCTCGTCCTGGGCGATGACGTGGCCGCCGGCGGCCTTGACCGCCTGCACCCCGCGCGCGGAATCGTTGCCCATCCCGGTGAGCACCACGCCGATGGTCATGGGCCCGGCGAAGGCCGCGACCGTCTCCAGGGTGACGTCGGCGCAGGGGCGGTAGCCGGAGATGCGAGGGCCGTCGTCCAGGGTGATGCGCCCGGTGGGCGAGAGCCGCAGGTGGTG contains the following coding sequences:
- a CDS encoding chemotaxis protein CheW, which gives rise to MRLTRSDPRKRSSRRGEAVILFSVAGTSFAIAVSAVEEIRSTEGLRPAPAGFAGSRLPKVKHLLERERKTYFVVDSNLHFHILPSRATRVLVLRHLPVAVLVDNIEKTTEITVLHALPRSFEGEERQWYRGLTLFGEQVVPVVRPESFLSKGEVAVAQASASKLAAAAAPAPGAASA